The following are from one region of the Gryllotalpicola protaetiae genome:
- a CDS encoding SDR family oxidoreductase, giving the protein MPQRTWFITGISSGFGRTMAEQLLKAGDRVAGTVRKQGSVADLVASYGDQIWVASLDVTDTAAVRSVVDAAFTALGRIDVVMNNAGFGLFGAAEEVSDEQIEQIIATNLTGSIQVVRAALPHLRAQGGGRIVQLSTVGGQTAGAGASLYIASKWGVEGFAESLADEVAPFNIGVTIVEPGGARTGFRLRGLQLGTPLAAYDGTPAAGVRGLQNPAYQEPGDPERMAALMIASVNQEPAPRRLVLGHSAYLAIRAALTDRLADVEPQEAQAASADFPA; this is encoded by the coding sequence ATGCCTCAGCGCACCTGGTTCATTACGGGCATCAGCAGCGGTTTCGGTCGCACGATGGCCGAGCAGCTCCTGAAGGCGGGCGATCGCGTCGCGGGCACCGTCCGCAAGCAGGGGTCCGTGGCCGACCTCGTCGCGAGCTACGGCGACCAGATCTGGGTCGCCAGCCTGGACGTGACCGACACGGCCGCGGTCCGCTCGGTAGTCGATGCCGCCTTCACGGCGCTCGGCCGCATCGACGTTGTGATGAACAATGCGGGATTCGGCCTCTTCGGAGCCGCCGAGGAAGTCAGCGACGAGCAGATCGAGCAGATCATCGCCACCAACCTCACGGGCTCGATCCAGGTCGTTCGTGCAGCACTCCCACACCTGCGCGCTCAAGGGGGAGGTCGTATCGTCCAGCTCTCGACGGTCGGCGGGCAGACCGCGGGCGCAGGCGCTTCCCTCTATATTGCGAGCAAGTGGGGCGTCGAGGGCTTTGCCGAGTCGCTGGCCGACGAGGTCGCTCCGTTCAACATCGGCGTCACGATCGTCGAGCCGGGTGGTGCGCGAACCGGGTTTCGCCTCAGGGGCCTCCAACTCGGCACACCCCTCGCCGCCTACGACGGCACCCCTGCAGCGGGCGTCCGCGGCCTCCAGAACCCCGCCTACCAGGAGCCCGGCGACCCGGAGCGGATGGCCGCCCTCATGATCGCCAGCGTCAACCAGGAGCCGGCCCCGCGGCGTCTCGTCCTCGGTCACTCCGCCTACCTTGCGATTCGCGCCGCCCTCACCGACCGGCTCGCGGACGTCGAACCGCAGGAGGCGCAGGCGGCGTCAGCGGACTTCCCCGCATAG
- a CDS encoding DMT family transporter, protein MHPSRSLGSGVLAGIGANVIWATAFIVGLVTPSAVPPIALAVGRYTVFGLIALALLPRAWRALRTLGPREWATALIFAAIGNVGQFVLVLLSVRFADGATSTIVYGVLPVALAIWGNLKRREVPMRRLVWPVVLTVAGLALLSGESFVGHHIASPGRYAFGVALALVGMLGWAWYSEANATFLERHPLISSRDWAGAVGIGCLPLALLLIPAAAAQHRAQPALGAADWLWLIAVSIVIGILLSWVATVLWNIASLALPVSLAAQLIVVGTLAGVVMVHLVTMTWPNRWEVSGLAVSTAGVLLAVRVTLPKRGPQASVTPISPSAAPEAVRLSDVGQLDHTGGSDLGMPVEHGLDPA, encoded by the coding sequence GTGCACCCCTCACGTTCTCTCGGCTCCGGCGTGCTCGCCGGCATCGGGGCGAACGTGATCTGGGCCACCGCGTTCATCGTCGGGCTGGTCACGCCGTCCGCCGTGCCGCCGATCGCGCTCGCGGTCGGCCGCTACACGGTGTTCGGGCTGATCGCGCTCGCGCTGCTGCCCCGCGCGTGGCGCGCGCTGCGCACGCTCGGCCCGCGCGAGTGGGCGACGGCGCTGATCTTCGCGGCGATCGGCAACGTCGGCCAGTTCGTGCTCGTGCTGCTCTCGGTGCGCTTCGCCGACGGCGCGACCTCGACGATCGTGTACGGTGTGCTGCCCGTCGCGCTCGCGATCTGGGGCAATCTCAAGCGCCGCGAGGTGCCGATGCGACGGCTCGTCTGGCCCGTCGTGCTGACCGTCGCAGGGCTCGCGCTGCTGTCGGGCGAGTCGTTCGTCGGCCACCACATCGCGAGCCCTGGGCGCTATGCGTTCGGTGTCGCCCTGGCGCTCGTCGGCATGCTCGGGTGGGCCTGGTATTCGGAGGCGAACGCGACCTTCCTCGAGCGGCATCCGCTCATCTCATCTCGCGACTGGGCGGGTGCCGTGGGCATCGGATGCCTGCCGCTGGCCCTCCTGCTCATCCCGGCCGCCGCCGCGCAGCACCGCGCCCAGCCCGCCCTCGGCGCCGCCGACTGGCTCTGGCTCATCGCCGTCAGCATCGTGATCGGCATCCTGCTGTCGTGGGTCGCGACCGTACTGTGGAACATCGCCTCGCTCGCCCTGCCCGTGTCGCTCGCCGCTCAGCTGATCGTCGTCGGCACGCTCGCGGGCGTCGTCATGGTGCACCTGGTCACGATGACGTGGCCGAACCGGTGGGAGGTCTCGGGCCTCGCGGTGTCGACCGCCGGGGTGCTGCTCGCGGTGCGCGTCACGCTGCCGAAGCGCGGCCCGCAGGCATCCGTCACGCCGATCTCGCCGTCAGCCGC